The following proteins are co-located in the Engraulis encrasicolus isolate BLACKSEA-1 chromosome 2, IST_EnEncr_1.0, whole genome shotgun sequence genome:
- the slc29a4a gene encoding equilibrative nucleoside transporter 4: protein MGSKGTERRKHHTPAQTPEGNVVMSFSFESYQLEEEDCHAKDISDKGVLALSEPAFEEPIPDDRYHGIYFAMLLAGVGFLLPYNSFITDVDYLHHKFEGTSIVFDMSLTYILIALVAVILNNVLVERLSLHTRITVGYIFALGPLLFVSIFDVWLERFTTKQAYVINLVAVGVVAFGCTVQQSSFYGYMGMLPKRYTQGVMTGESTAGVIISLSRIFTKLLIKNERKNTIIFFLISITMELMCFVLHLLVRRSRFVQHYTSLARQGISHPKEHSHPHPSGTSYQVHHDVITEDVRFGNGAVGGSPPEEGEYGGGNAYVRFDIPKAKMKRSWPGLRDMILHRYVVARVIWAYMLSIAITYFITLCLFPGLESEIRNPKLGEWLPILIMAVFNMSDFVGKILAALPYEWNGSRLLFFSCLRVVFIPLFIMCVYPVQRPTLGHPAWPCIFSLLMGVTNGYFGSVPMIQAAGKVAPEQRELAGNTMTVSYMTGLMLGSVVAYAAYSFTVPGSGAHPEPGYNFTLGY from the exons ATGGGCTCCAAGGGGACGGAGAGGCGTAAACACCACACGCCGGCACAGACCCCCGAGGGCAACGTGGTGATGAGCTTCAGCTTCGAGAGCtaccagctggaggaggaggactgcCACGCTAAAGACATCTCCGACAAAGGAGTGCTGGCTCTATCTGAGCCTG CTTTTGAAGAACCAATCCCAGATGACCGTTACCATGGGATCTACTTTGCCATGTTGTTGGCTGGAGTGGGCTTTCTGCTGCCTTACAACAGCTTCATCACGGACGTGGATTACCTGCACCACAAGTTTGAAG GCACGTCCATAGTGTTTGACATGAGCCTGACCTACATCCTCATTGCCTTGGTGGCCGTCATACTGAACAATGTGCTGGTGGAGAGACTGAGCCTGCACACCAGGATCACAGTAG GGTACATCTTTGCTCTGGGGCCTCTGCTGTTTGTCAGCATCTTTGACGTCTGGCTGGAGCGCTTCACCACCAAGCAGGCCTACGTCATCAACCTAGTGGCCGTGGGAGTGGTGGCCTTTGGATGCACAG tGCAGCAGTCAAGTTTCTATGGCTACATGGGGATGCTGCCGAAGAGATACACACAAGGAGTGATGACAGGAGAAA GCACTGCAGGGGTCATCATCTCGCTGAGCCGCATCTTCACCAAGCTGCTGATCAAGAACGAGAGGAAGAACACCatcatcttcttcctcatctccATCACCATGGAGCTCATGTGCTTTGTGTTGCACCTGCTGGTGCGGCGCTCGCGGTTTGTGCAGCACTACACCAGCCTGGCCCGCCAGGGCATCAGCCACCCCAAGGAGCACTCGCATCCACACCCCTCCGGCACCAGCTACCAGGTCCACCATGATGTCATTACAGAGGATGTAAGATTt gGCAATGGTGCAGTGGGCGGATCTCCTCCCGAGGAGGGGGAGTATGGAGGAGGGAACGCCTATGTGAGATTTGACATTCCGAAGGCTAAAATGAAGAGGAGCTGGCCGGGATTAAGGG ACATGATTCTGCATCGGTATGTGGTGGCACGGGTCATCTGGGCCTACATGTTGTCCATCGCCATCACCTACTTCATCACGCTGTGCCTGTTCCCGGGGCTGGAGTCGGAGATCCGCAACCCCAAGCTGGGGGAGTGGCTGCCCATCCTCATCATGGCCGTCTTCAACATGTCCGACTTTGTTGGCAAA ATTCTAGCCGCGCTGCCCTATGAATGGAACGGCAGCCGCCTGCTCTTCTTCTCCTGCCTGCGTGTGgtcttcatccccctcttcatCATGTGCGTGTACCCGGTGCAGAGGCCCACGCTGGGCCACCCGGCCTGGCCCTGCATCTTCTCCCTGCTCATGGGCGTCACTAATGGCTACTTTGGCAGTGTGCCCATGATCCAGGCAGCGGGGAAAGTGGCGCCAGAACAGAGGGAGCTCgcag GCAACACGATGACGGTGTCCTACATGACGGGGCTGATGCTGGGCTCGGTGGTGGCCTATGCAGCCTACAGCTTCACTGTCCCAGGCTCCGGCGCCCACCCAGAACCCGGATACAACTTCACTCTGGGctactga